Proteins co-encoded in one Flavivirga eckloniae genomic window:
- a CDS encoding SulP family inorganic anion transporter — protein MTEFIRKRTANAKNDILSGLTVALALVPEAVAFAFVAGVDPLVGLYAAFMIGIITAIFGGRPGMISGATGALAVVMVSLVAEGNAFGAEGENLGLYYLFATVILMGIIQMLAGVFKLGKFVRLIPHPVMMGFVNGLAIVIFLAQLKMFKDANGDWFTGSQMWIMLGLVLLTMGIMFFLPKLTKKLPEALIAILVVSAIAIFGDLDVASVKSFIIDGSGGESQGLKGGLPQFQTDIFSKVPFNWQTIRFIGPYALILAAIGLIESLMTLNLVDELTDTRGNANRECMAQGGANIITGFFGGMGGCAMIGQSLINIKGGGRGRLSGIVAAMALLIFVLFASGLIEQIPIAALVGVMFMVVIGTFAWSSFRILNKIPVTDVIVLIAVSALTVIYDLAVAVIAGVIISALVFSWENAKRIRARKRMREDGTKVYEIWGPLFFGSIIAFNEKFDAKNDPQHIEVDFVESRISDHSAIEAIFNLVNKYEAEGKSIKLKHLSEDCKILLYKSSPKFREVIVEDIDDPRYHLAENPEAFTKGLAEYKL, from the coding sequence ATGACAGAATTTATTAGAAAGCGTACGGCAAATGCTAAAAACGATATATTAAGTGGATTAACAGTAGCGTTGGCATTGGTGCCAGAAGCTGTTGCCTTTGCTTTTGTGGCGGGTGTAGATCCTTTAGTGGGACTTTATGCTGCTTTTATGATTGGTATAATTACGGCTATTTTTGGTGGACGGCCCGGGATGATTAGTGGTGCAACTGGTGCTTTAGCAGTTGTTATGGTAAGTTTGGTTGCCGAAGGAAATGCTTTTGGGGCTGAAGGGGAGAACCTAGGTCTTTATTATTTGTTTGCTACGGTTATTTTAATGGGAATTATACAAATGCTTGCGGGTGTTTTTAAACTTGGAAAGTTTGTAAGGTTGATTCCGCATCCAGTTATGATGGGCTTTGTAAATGGACTGGCCATCGTGATTTTTTTAGCACAGTTAAAAATGTTTAAGGATGCCAATGGCGACTGGTTTACCGGTTCTCAAATGTGGATTATGTTAGGTCTTGTATTGTTAACTATGGGGATTATGTTTTTTCTACCTAAGTTGACTAAAAAATTACCAGAAGCCTTGATTGCTATCCTAGTAGTGTCTGCTATAGCAATTTTTGGTGATTTAGATGTGGCCTCAGTTAAGTCTTTTATTATAGATGGAAGTGGAGGGGAGTCTCAAGGCTTAAAAGGTGGTTTGCCACAATTTCAAACAGATATATTTAGTAAAGTGCCTTTTAATTGGCAAACTATAAGGTTTATTGGTCCTTACGCTTTAATATTGGCTGCGATTGGTTTAATAGAGTCTTTAATGACATTGAATCTTGTTGATGAATTAACCGATACTAGAGGAAATGCCAACAGAGAATGTATGGCGCAAGGGGGTGCTAACATTATTACCGGATTTTTTGGAGGTATGGGAGGTTGTGCCATGATCGGGCAATCGCTTATTAATATTAAAGGTGGCGGACGTGGCAGGTTATCTGGTATTGTAGCTGCTATGGCTTTATTGATTTTTGTGTTATTCGCCTCTGGACTTATTGAGCAAATACCAATAGCTGCGTTAGTTGGAGTTATGTTTATGGTTGTTATCGGTACATTTGCTTGGAGTAGTTTTAGGATCTTAAATAAAATTCCGGTTACAGATGTTATTGTTTTAATTGCTGTATCGGCATTAACTGTAATTTATGATTTAGCTGTTGCCGTTATTGCTGGTGTAATAATAAGTGCTCTAGTATTTTCTTGGGAAAATGCGAAGCGTATTAGAGCACGTAAGCGTATGCGCGAAGATGGTACTAAGGTATACGAAATTTGGGGTCCATTATTTTTCGGTTCTATAATAGCGTTTAATGAAAAGTTTGATGCAAAAAATGATCCGCAACACATTGAAGTAGACTTTGTAGAGTCTCGTATTAGCGATCATTCTGCTATAGAAGCTATTTTTAATTTAGTTAATAAATATGAAGCTGAAGGGAAATCTATTAAACTGAAGCACTTAAGTGAAGATTGTAAAATTTTATTATACAAATCCAGTCCGAAGTTTAGAGAGGTTATTGTTGAGGATATTGACGACCCTCGTTACCATTTAGCTGAAAACCCTGAGGCATTTACCAAAGGGCTTGCTGAGTATAAGCTTTAG
- a CDS encoding HEAT repeat domain-containing protein, which yields MLQNIKYILIKLKLIQPSAQDIHKWTKAKQAEKLEYVLEHGNYKTRKLAAEALGEIGYSSSIPILFRAINDNVHNVSIAALNALEMIGCTDELGTTIINKRFNWVKNKREKEAKREANKNKKYKIYVWERSSKKSFERVKEQLKRPMR from the coding sequence ATGCTACAAAATATTAAATACATACTCATTAAACTAAAACTCATTCAGCCTTCTGCCCAGGACATTCATAAATGGACAAAAGCAAAACAAGCTGAAAAATTAGAGTATGTGTTAGAGCATGGCAATTACAAAACCAGAAAATTAGCAGCTGAAGCGCTTGGAGAAATAGGTTATTCTTCCTCAATCCCAATCCTTTTTAGGGCCATAAACGACAATGTTCACAACGTTTCCATTGCAGCCTTGAATGCACTCGAAATGATTGGCTGTACAGACGAGTTGGGAACTACTATTATTAATAAAAGGTTTAACTGGGTAAAAAACAAACGCGAAAAAGAAGCAAAACGTGAAGCCAACAAAAACAAAAAATATAAGATTTATGTATGGGAACGTTCCAGCAAAAAATCCTTTGAACGCGTAAAAGAACAGCTAAAAAGACCTATGAGGTAG
- the coaD gene encoding pantetheine-phosphate adenylyltransferase, translated as MKRAIFPGSFDPLTLGHYDIIKRGVTLFDEIIVAIGVNADKKYMFSLDERIQFIEEAFADEPKIKVVAYKGLTVDFCKQIGVKFILRGLRNPADFEFEKAIAHTNRDLAPIETVFLLTSADTSYIASSIVRDVIRNKGDYTKLVPKSVKIK; from the coding sequence ATGAAACGAGCCATATTCCCGGGATCTTTTGATCCTCTTACTCTGGGGCATTACGATATTATTAAACGGGGGGTTACTCTTTTTGATGAAATTATTGTGGCTATAGGCGTAAATGCCGACAAAAAATATATGTTCTCTCTAGATGAACGTATTCAATTTATTGAAGAAGCCTTTGCAGACGAACCTAAAATAAAGGTTGTTGCTTATAAAGGATTAACGGTAGACTTTTGCAAACAAATTGGAGTGAAATTTATTTTACGAGGGCTCCGAAATCCGGCAGATTTTGAATTTGAAAAAGCTATTGCTCATACTAACCGTGACTTAGCTCCTATTGAAACTGTTTTTCTTTTAACATCGGCAGATACATCATACATTGCATCATCTATAGTAAGAGATGTTATAAGAAACAAAGGCGATTATACTAAACTTGTACCTAAAAGCGTAAAGATAAAATGA
- a CDS encoding D-alanine--D-alanine ligase, which translates to MHTKKNIAIIMGGFSSEYEISLKSGNVVYETLDNTKYNAYRIHIFKDKWVYVDDNNDEFPVNKDNFSVQVAHRVITFDCVFNAIHGSPGEDGFMQGYFDLLNMPHTSCGMYQAALTFNKRDCLSVLKPYNIKTAESFYLNLGDPINEDAIINKVGLPCFVKANKAGSSFGVSKVHKKEDLQKAIDVAFKEDDEIIIEAFLDGTEVSVGVITYKRETKVLPITEIVSENDFFDYEAKYLGKSQEITPARLSKEQEDKVTILAKKVYEILKMKGFSRTEYIFKDGEPHLLEMNTIPGLTKESILPQQAAAAGISLVELFDNAINEALK; encoded by the coding sequence ATGCACACAAAAAAGAATATAGCCATAATTATGGGTGGTTTTTCAAGTGAATATGAAATCTCCTTGAAAAGTGGCAATGTTGTTTACGAAACATTAGATAACACAAAATATAACGCATACCGTATTCACATTTTTAAAGACAAATGGGTTTATGTAGATGATAATAATGACGAATTCCCTGTTAATAAGGATAATTTCTCTGTTCAAGTAGCCCATCGTGTTATTACTTTCGACTGTGTATTTAATGCTATTCATGGTTCTCCCGGAGAAGATGGTTTTATGCAGGGGTATTTTGATCTGCTTAATATGCCGCATACCAGTTGCGGTATGTATCAGGCTGCCTTAACTTTTAATAAACGTGACTGCCTTAGCGTTTTAAAACCTTATAACATTAAAACAGCTGAATCTTTTTATCTAAATCTGGGCGACCCAATTAATGAAGATGCTATTATTAACAAGGTAGGCTTACCCTGCTTTGTAAAAGCGAATAAGGCTGGTAGTAGTTTTGGCGTTAGTAAAGTGCACAAAAAAGAAGATTTACAAAAGGCAATAGATGTTGCTTTTAAAGAGGATGACGAAATTATTATTGAAGCGTTTTTAGATGGCACAGAAGTTTCTGTTGGGGTGATTACCTATAAAAGGGAAACCAAAGTATTGCCTATTACAGAAATTGTAAGCGAGAATGACTTTTTTGATTACGAAGCCAAATATTTAGGGAAATCGCAAGAAATAACGCCTGCCCGATTAAGCAAAGAGCAAGAAGACAAGGTAACCATTCTTGCCAAAAAGGTCTATGAGATTTTAAAAATGAAAGGTTTCTCCCGTACCGAGTATATTTTTAAGGATGGTGAGCCCCACTTATTGGAAATGAATACTATACCGGGGTTAACCAAAGAAAGTATTTTGCCTCAACAAGCGGCCGCAGCTGGTATTTCGTTAGTTGAATTATTTGACAATGCTATTAATGAAGCGTTGAAGTAA
- a CDS encoding PASTA domain-containing protein: protein MNLIKFLTSKTFLKQIVLALVAVVVLCFIMLKWLKVSTNHGDFETVPDLTGKSISVADIELKQNNLVLQIQDSANYNPKYPKFSVIEQEPPAGTKVKENRKIYLTLNRSGYRKIAVPDLREQTFRQAKPMLEALGFQIGKITYENNIGKDLVLKMRHKGKSIKKGDKLAKTSKIDLVLGNGKRP, encoded by the coding sequence ATGAACCTAATTAAATTTCTTACCAGTAAAACATTTTTAAAACAAATTGTGTTAGCCCTAGTCGCTGTAGTTGTCTTGTGTTTTATCATGCTTAAATGGCTAAAGGTTTCTACAAATCATGGCGATTTTGAAACGGTTCCAGATTTAACAGGTAAATCCATAAGTGTTGCAGATATTGAATTAAAGCAGAATAATTTGGTACTCCAAATTCAGGATTCTGCGAATTATAATCCGAAATATCCTAAGTTTTCCGTTATAGAACAAGAACCACCAGCAGGAACCAAGGTTAAGGAAAACAGAAAGATATATTTAACGCTTAACCGATCTGGGTACAGAAAAATAGCTGTTCCAGATTTAAGGGAACAAACTTTTAGGCAAGCTAAACCTATGTTAGAAGCTTTAGGGTTTCAGATTGGTAAAATAACTTACGAAAATAATATAGGTAAAGATCTTGTGCTTAAGATGCGTCATAAAGGAAAATCTATTAAAAAAGGCGATAAGCTTGCAAAAACTTCGAAAATAGATTTGGTTTTAGGGAATGGAAAAAGACCTTAA
- a CDS encoding RluA family pseudouridine synthase has translation MDDYTPQLPDEDSLYEHHAFIVDKGQAPLRIDKYLMNFVENATRNKIQAAAKNGSIFVNNQAVKSSYKVKPLDSIRVLFTHPPHENLLVGEDIPIDVIYEDDELLVVNKPAGMVVHPGHGNYSGTLINALIYRFDNLPNNSSERPGLVHRIDKDTSGLLVVAKTEKAMADLSLQFAEKTSEREYVAIVWGHIEADEGTVEGNIGRHPKNRLQNTVFLDDEADKGKPAVTHYKVLERLGYVTLVSCKLETGRTHQIRVHMKHIGHTLFNDERYGGERILKGTTFTKYKQFVENCFKVLPRQALHAKTLGFKHPKTGEFMRFDTPIPDDMQQCIEKWKAYTKNQELD, from the coding sequence ATGGACGATTATACACCGCAATTACCTGATGAAGATAGTCTTTATGAGCATCATGCCTTTATTGTTGATAAGGGGCAGGCACCTTTACGCATAGATAAATATTTAATGAATTTTGTTGAAAATGCTACTAGAAACAAAATTCAGGCAGCAGCAAAAAACGGAAGTATTTTTGTTAATAACCAAGCTGTAAAATCCAGTTATAAGGTAAAGCCATTAGATAGTATTCGTGTTTTATTTACGCATCCGCCTCATGAAAACTTATTGGTTGGGGAGGATATCCCTATTGATGTGATTTATGAAGATGATGAACTACTGGTTGTAAATAAACCTGCTGGTATGGTGGTGCATCCGGGGCATGGTAATTATTCGGGTACATTAATAAATGCTTTGATTTACCGTTTTGATAATTTACCTAATAATTCTAGTGAACGTCCAGGACTAGTACATAGAATCGATAAGGATACCAGCGGACTTTTAGTGGTTGCTAAAACCGAAAAGGCAATGGCAGATTTATCGTTACAGTTTGCTGAAAAAACAAGTGAACGGGAGTATGTGGCTATTGTTTGGGGGCATATTGAAGCAGACGAAGGTACTGTAGAGGGCAATATTGGCCGTCACCCTAAAAACAGGTTGCAAAACACCGTTTTTTTAGATGATGAAGCCGATAAAGGAAAACCGGCTGTAACCCATTATAAGGTTCTGGAACGATTGGGTTATGTTACATTGGTGTCTTGCAAGCTAGAAACGGGACGTACGCACCAGATACGTGTGCATATGAAGCATATTGGACATACCTTGTTTAATGATGAACGTTATGGTGGTGAAAGAATATTAAAAGGAACTACTTTTACTAAATACAAGCAATTTGTAGAGAATTGTTTTAAGGTACTACCAAGACAGGCATTACATGCCAAAACATTAGGTTTTAAGCATCCAAAAACGGGTGAGTTTATGCGATTCGATACACCTATTCCAGATGATATGCAGCAGTGTATTGAAAAATGGAAAGCTTATACTAAGAATCAGGAGTTGGATTAA
- a CDS encoding type II toxin-antitoxin system RelE/ParE family toxin, with amino-acid sequence MAKYKLTHKAVEDLSKIWEYSFEMWSEKQADEYYKMLISNCQEIANTPSLGKEYEGIAKNLLGIKAYRHIIFYRIIDKDHVEITRILHERMDLKKRIIE; translated from the coding sequence ATGGCTAAATACAAACTCACACATAAAGCTGTTGAGGATTTATCAAAAATATGGGAGTACTCTTTCGAAATGTGGTCGGAAAAGCAAGCCGACGAATACTATAAAATGCTAATTTCTAATTGTCAGGAAATTGCCAATACTCCTAGTTTAGGAAAAGAGTACGAAGGCATAGCCAAAAATCTACTAGGAATAAAAGCCTATCGCCATATTATTTTTTACAGAATCATTGATAAAGATCATGTTGAAATTACAAGGATTCTTCACGAAAGAATGGATTTAAAAAAGCGGATAATTGAGTAA
- a CDS encoding type II toxin-antitoxin system ParD family antitoxin has protein sequence MGKNTSVSLGNYFDQFIQSRINEGRFKNVSEVIRAGLRLLEEEESKIIALKKAIHEGIDSGIADDFDPEKHLESLKAKKHLNG, from the coding sequence ATGGGGAAAAACACATCTGTATCTCTTGGGAATTACTTTGACCAATTTATTCAAAGTAGGATAAACGAAGGACGATTTAAAAATGTAAGTGAAGTTATAAGAGCTGGATTAAGGCTTTTAGAGGAAGAAGAAAGTAAAATTATTGCATTAAAAAAGGCTATTCATGAAGGTATTGATAGCGGAATTGCTGATGATTTTGACCCCGAAAAACATCTCGAATCTCTAAAAGCAAAAAAACATTTGAATGGCTAA
- a CDS encoding RidA family protein has protein sequence MKPYLYFLFFIILSSCTSKAKEVKNDTPLYDYDIEQKISEMGIELNVPKLPLGIKIERAVRTNNLIFLSGNGPITPNGERTVGKVGTDLTTEQGYDAARLTAINHLSILKEHIGDLNKIVKVVKVLGMVNCDPTFTDHPKVINGYTDLMVEVFGERGKHARSAVGMGSLPFNLACEIEAIVEIRD, from the coding sequence ATGAAACCTTACTTATACTTTTTATTTTTTATCATATTATCGAGCTGTACCTCAAAAGCTAAAGAAGTAAAAAACGACACCCCACTTTACGATTACGACATAGAACAAAAAATATCTGAAATGGGAATTGAGTTAAACGTCCCAAAACTTCCACTTGGAATAAAAATTGAAAGAGCTGTACGCACTAACAACCTCATCTTTTTATCAGGCAACGGTCCTATTACTCCAAATGGTGAGCGAACCGTTGGGAAAGTAGGTACCGATTTAACCACCGAACAGGGCTATGATGCTGCAAGATTAACCGCTATAAATCATTTATCCATTTTAAAAGAGCACATCGGAGATTTAAACAAAATTGTAAAAGTTGTAAAGGTATTGGGCATGGTTAATTGCGATCCTACATTTACAGATCATCCTAAAGTTATTAATGGCTATACCGATTTAATGGTAGAAGTATTTGGAGAAAGAGGTAAACACGCGCGTTCCGCAGTTGGAATGGGTTCATTACCCTTTAACCTTGCCTGTGAAATTGAAGCTATTGTTGAAATAAGAGATTAA
- a CDS encoding VOC family protein — MKIKEITLFTTNIKKQKQFYRDVLGFELVLDSDEMVTFKAGVSLLSFKYNKGTVNTSHFAFNIPSNQEQDALLWLQKRVQILHEDDNLISDFVSWNAKAIYFYDADNNIVEFIARKNLDINLDTPFSSKSILSISEIGIVTTEIEAVYKSINSIKNIPVFDGNFERFCALGNDEGLFILINRTVKKWYPTQEEAFISGFIIKGDYNFSYENGEIKELS; from the coding sequence ATGAAAATAAAAGAGATTACCCTTTTTACTACTAATATTAAAAAACAAAAGCAGTTTTACCGTGACGTTTTGGGCTTTGAATTGGTTCTAGATTCCGATGAAATGGTTACGTTTAAAGCAGGGGTAAGTCTATTGTCTTTTAAGTATAACAAAGGAACTGTTAATACTTCGCATTTTGCGTTTAATATACCATCAAATCAAGAACAGGATGCATTGTTGTGGTTGCAAAAGCGTGTGCAAATATTGCATGAGGATGATAATCTCATATCGGATTTTGTAAGTTGGAATGCCAAGGCTATTTATTTTTACGATGCCGATAATAATATTGTAGAGTTTATAGCGAGAAAAAATTTAGATATTAATCTTGATACACCGTTTTCTTCAAAAAGTATTTTATCAATAAGCGAAATAGGTATTGTTACCACAGAAATAGAAGCCGTTTACAAGTCGATAAACAGCATAAAGAATATTCCTGTTTTTGATGGCAATTTTGAGCGTTTTTGTGCTTTGGGAAATGATGAAGGCTTATTTATTTTAATAAACAGAACCGTAAAAAAATGGTATCCTACCCAAGAGGAAGCTTTTATTTCAGGTTTTATAATTAAGGGCGACTATAACTTTAGTTATGAAAATGGAGAAATAAAAGAATTATCGTAA
- the yaaA gene encoding peroxide stress protein YaaA yields MKLVLSPAKSLDFESQLPTTKASEAQFLKQSERLNKLLKKKSAKSLSKLMSISDALGQLNYQRNQDWHLPFTADNARPAIYSFSGDVYRGFDAYNIPEEKIDTLQNTVRIISGLYGLLKPTDLIQPYRLEMGTKFPVGKNKNLYEFWKKEITKALNEELEDGELFLNLASNEYFKAIDTKTLKVPVITANFKDFKNGEYKTIMTFAKLARGYMARYVIDTNANTLDHIKGFNYEGYNFSEPMSTETELVFIR; encoded by the coding sequence ATGAAATTAGTACTGTCACCTGCAAAGTCCCTAGATTTTGAAAGTCAATTACCAACCACAAAAGCCTCCGAGGCTCAGTTTTTAAAACAATCGGAGCGTTTAAACAAGTTACTTAAAAAGAAATCTGCAAAAAGTTTATCGAAACTTATGAGTATTTCTGACGCTTTGGGGCAGTTAAACTATCAACGTAATCAAGACTGGCACTTACCTTTTACAGCAGATAATGCCAGGCCGGCAATTTATTCGTTTAGTGGTGATGTATATAGGGGTTTTGATGCTTATAATATTCCGGAAGAGAAAATAGATACGTTGCAAAATACGGTTCGCATTATTTCGGGTTTATACGGATTGTTAAAACCTACGGACTTAATTCAGCCGTATCGTTTAGAGATGGGAACAAAATTTCCGGTAGGAAAAAATAAAAACCTCTATGAGTTTTGGAAAAAGGAAATAACCAAAGCCTTAAATGAAGAATTGGAAGATGGCGAATTGTTTTTAAACCTTGCCAGTAACGAATATTTTAAGGCAATAGATACTAAAACGTTAAAAGTTCCGGTAATTACAGCGAATTTTAAAGACTTTAAAAACGGCGAATATAAAACCATTATGACTTTTGCTAAACTGGCACGAGGTTATATGGCCCGTTATGTTATCGACACGAATGCTAATACACTAGACCATATAAAAGGTTTTAATTATGAGGGGTATAATTTTAGTGAACCCATGTCTACAGAAACCGAATTAGTTTTTATTAGATAA
- a CDS encoding M64 family metallopeptidase — protein MKKQFLHIILFILPILIGFQVVNAQTFPHVYIMQNGSPSSKINIVFVGDGYRPSQMNKYISDVTATTREMFKIEPFKSLKNSFNVIAIKVPSNAEGAADSPNYLIDNYFGSTFNYGGIQRLLVATRSGRISSVINNSFPQSDQGIVIVNDSRYGGSGGHYAALSTHSSAPDLCVHELGHSYADLADEYWYRAQEKANQTADGNSSTNRWRKFIGREQVGIYRYESPGSNYYRPHQNCKMRYLSANFCLVCRSHIRKVTDGLVDVGQGPATPTSLKPKNIKETSFEITWSKVSDATSYDVQLWDEEGDTWVDKGSTSKNSFSFSGLTANGTEYTRVRATNADGSSSWTNHITVKLDNTNSGPPSEPTDLDSYNVNSTYFGIHWTTVDDATSYDIQLWNESKDRWENHGNTNSYYYYLYDLPSGSTQYVRIRSKNENGVSSYTDYITITLIASKASAYKKKVNLPSLEETKSEFILFPNPMTRELHIQGLASQDTGIVSIFSISGELILEEKFETKKLTIDVSTLKTGTYMVVIKHNNGSTITRKLIKE, from the coding sequence ATGAAAAAACAATTTCTACACATTATTTTATTTATACTTCCAATATTGATTGGATTTCAAGTAGTCAATGCACAAACCTTTCCTCATGTTTACATCATGCAGAATGGTAGTCCTTCTTCAAAAATAAACATCGTATTCGTTGGTGATGGTTACCGTCCCAGTCAAATGAACAAATACATTTCGGATGTTACCGCCACAACAAGGGAGATGTTTAAAATAGAGCCTTTCAAATCTCTTAAAAACAGTTTTAATGTTATTGCGATTAAAGTACCATCTAATGCAGAAGGAGCAGCTGATTCACCTAACTACCTAATCGATAATTATTTCGGTAGTACTTTTAATTACGGTGGTATTCAAAGACTTTTGGTAGCAACAAGAAGTGGAAGAATTTCTAGCGTAATCAATAATTCATTCCCACAATCCGATCAAGGAATAGTTATCGTTAACGATTCCCGATACGGTGGATCGGGTGGTCATTATGCTGCACTTTCAACGCATAGTTCGGCACCAGACCTTTGTGTACATGAATTAGGGCATAGCTATGCCGATTTAGCAGACGAATACTGGTATAGAGCTCAAGAAAAAGCAAACCAGACAGCAGATGGCAACTCATCTACCAACAGATGGCGTAAATTTATAGGTAGAGAACAAGTAGGGATTTACCGTTATGAAAGCCCTGGAAGTAATTACTACAGACCACATCAAAATTGTAAAATGCGTTACCTGTCGGCCAATTTTTGTTTAGTCTGCAGAAGTCACATACGTAAAGTCACTGATGGCTTGGTTGATGTAGGTCAAGGCCCAGCCACGCCCACTAGCTTAAAGCCAAAAAACATTAAGGAGACCTCTTTCGAAATCACCTGGTCTAAAGTATCAGATGCAACGTCTTACGATGTACAGCTTTGGGATGAAGAAGGAGATACATGGGTCGATAAGGGCAGTACAAGCAAGAATTCGTTTTCATTTTCAGGCTTGACAGCCAATGGCACAGAATATACAAGAGTTCGCGCAACCAATGCCGACGGCTCAAGTAGCTGGACAAATCATATTACCGTTAAACTCGACAACACCAATTCTGGTCCCCCTTCAGAACCTACAGACTTGGATTCTTACAATGTAAATTCGACGTATTTTGGAATTCATTGGACAACTGTGGATGATGCAACATCATATGATATTCAACTGTGGAACGAAAGCAAGGATAGATGGGAGAATCATGGTAACACAAATAGTTATTATTACTATTTATACGACCTACCTTCAGGCAGTACGCAATATGTTAGAATTAGAAGTAAAAATGAGAATGGTGTAAGTAGTTATACCGACTATATTACTATTACCCTTATAGCCTCAAAAGCTTCAGCATATAAGAAAAAGGTAAACTTGCCAAGCTTAGAAGAAACAAAATCGGAATTTATATTATTTCCGAATCCAATGACTCGTGAATTACACATACAAGGACTAGCGAGTCAAGATACTGGAATCGTTTCGATTTTCTCTATATCTGGAGAATTAATCTTGGAAGAGAAGTTTGAAACTAAGAAATTAACAATAGACGTTTCTACGTTAAAAACAGGTACCTACATGGTAGTTATAAAGCATAACAATGGTTCTACTATAACCAGAAAACTTATAAAAGAATAG
- a CDS encoding uracil-DNA glycosylase family protein, with the protein MFKHKHPYKPFIQSDTKKLIVGTLPPPRFSTGELLEKDVDFCYGSYYNSLWLFIDKIHNLNLRFDNSQEAVEQRKQFLIAHKIGVCDIVESAEREKIDASDLGMKNIKLRDVIGYLKQYPSIDTLLFTGGNSKNGPEYFFRKHIKDYNIKLALVSNEIPRIHEFVIPNTHLSDRQKTQESVQSKRIIKTVSLTSGSGAANISISRIPLYKQLKAKNPKFNTFDFRVMQYREFF; encoded by the coding sequence ATGTTTAAACACAAGCATCCTTACAAACCATTCATACAAAGCGATACTAAAAAGTTAATCGTTGGAACGTTACCGCCACCAAGATTTTCAACAGGGGAACTTTTAGAAAAGGATGTCGATTTTTGTTATGGAAGTTATTATAATTCGCTCTGGCTATTTATTGATAAAATTCACAATTTGAATTTGCGTTTCGATAACTCACAGGAAGCTGTGGAGCAGCGCAAACAGTTTTTAATAGCACACAAAATTGGGGTTTGCGACATTGTTGAAAGTGCCGAACGCGAAAAGATTGATGCTTCAGATTTAGGAATGAAAAACATAAAACTACGGGATGTTATTGGCTATTTAAAACAGTATCCAAGTATAGATACGTTGTTGTTTACAGGAGGGAATAGTAAAAACGGGCCAGAATATTTTTTTAGAAAACATATTAAGGATTATAATATAAAGCTAGCATTGGTTTCGAACGAAATCCCTAGAATTCATGAGTTTGTTATTCCGAATACTCACCTGTCAGACAGACAAAAAACGCAGGAATCTGTTCAATCGAAACGTATCATTAAAACTGTGTCTTTAACCTCAGGATCGGGTGCTGCTAATATTTCAATAAGTAGAATTCCTTTATATAAGCAATTAAAAGCTAAAAACCCCAAATTCAATACGTTTGATTTTAGGGTGATGCAGTATCGTGAGTTTTTTTAA